In one window of Nitrospirota bacterium DNA:
- a CDS encoding substrate-binding domain-containing protein: MVMIMIMVLGTYALGSEIKIGAGAAPVENILKPVKEPFEKATGIKLTIIPSGPKNALIDLDRGLTDAAAAGLTLQDWMDLMEKDGAKVKDMASLQQITIGKDMIVVIHHKNNPVSKLSQEQLKGIFSGKITNWKDAGGKDMPITVVWGKLIHGTNSLFEKRILDGNPPKGNILEATTADDIKQKVTSNPGAIGIGPSGIVDDTVKSPETPEISRPIIMITKGNPSPNTLKLVDYIKGEGQRYIKQ, encoded by the coding sequence ATGGTTATGATTATGATTATGGTTCTTGGGACTTATGCTCTTGGAAGTGAGATAAAGATCGGCGCAGGGGCTGCACCGGTAGAGAATATTTTAAAGCCTGTGAAGGAGCCATTCGAAAAGGCGACCGGAATAAAACTCACCATTATACCATCAGGGCCTAAGAATGCGTTGATTGACCTCGATAGAGGCCTGACAGATGCAGCAGCAGCAGGCCTCACACTCCAAGACTGGATGGACCTGATGGAGAAGGATGGAGCAAAAGTGAAGGATATGGCATCACTTCAGCAGATTACAATCGGGAAGGACATGATTGTTGTAATTCACCATAAAAATAACCCCGTTTCAAAACTCTCGCAGGAGCAGCTAAAGGGAATCTTTTCAGGAAAGATAACAAACTGGAAGGATGCCGGCGGAAAGGATATGCCCATTACTGTTGTCTGGGGGAAACTTATTCATGGAACTAACAGTCTATTTGAAAAGCGCATCCTTGATGGCAATCCACCAAAGGGAAACATCCTTGAGGCCACTACAGCCGATGATATCAAGCAAAAAGTAACATCAAATCCGGGAGCAATCGGGATCGGCCCATCAGGTATAGTTGATGATACCGTTAAGTCTCCCGAGACACCCGAAATATCAAGGCCGATAATTATGATTACAAAAGGTAACCCCTCACCAAATACCCTTAAACTCGTTGACTACATTAAAGGTGAAGGACAGAGATACATAAAGCAGTAA
- a CDS encoding IMP cyclohydrolase — MSELKKMYRTIMDDNFPDDMTIKLGNQTLVYKKRAWKIPDARTGEVIEKGLRYGENPDQQAAIYELVNGNLVFAGCEYINAGNGLVSSITEKDMIQAGKHPGKTNMTDLDNGLNILKYLTNKPAAVILKHNNPCGAAHGTDIADAYDRANMADRIAAFGGCLVVNRPMDKKTAEAVNENYLEVVAAPDFEEGTVDILAKRKNLRIIRVKKINELEKYRNFRFVDFKSLIDGGLIVQQSQLSRIKSKADFLPAKTVYKNKEYATERMPTDKEYEDMIFGWSVEMGITSNSVIYVKNGETVGIGTGEQDRVGVAEIAVFKAYTKYADALCFKNYGIPYKTLEMEVARGERDAGLLQEIDEETRKNKGGLIGAVMVSDAFFPFRDGIEVGIKQGVTAVVQPGGSERDFEVIEACNEANPKVAMVFTGQRVFKH, encoded by the coding sequence AACAGGCGAGGTTATAGAGAAGGGGTTGCGCTACGGCGAAAACCCTGACCAGCAGGCTGCCATTTATGAACTGGTAAACGGAAATCTTGTCTTCGCTGGATGCGAGTATATCAATGCCGGAAACGGGCTTGTAAGCAGTATCACAGAAAAGGACATGATACAGGCAGGAAAACATCCGGGTAAAACTAACATGACAGACCTTGATAATGGCTTAAACATACTAAAATATCTCACAAATAAACCTGCTGCTGTTATCTTGAAGCATAATAACCCATGCGGCGCAGCGCATGGGACAGACATTGCTGATGCATATGACAGGGCTAATATGGCAGACAGGATTGCCGCATTCGGTGGATGCCTTGTTGTAAACAGGCCGATGGATAAAAAAACAGCAGAAGCTGTTAACGAAAATTACCTTGAGGTTGTTGCAGCGCCTGATTTTGAAGAAGGCACTGTTGATATTCTCGCAAAAAGGAAGAATCTCAGGATTATAAGAGTCAAAAAAATCAATGAGCTTGAAAAATACAGGAACTTCCGTTTTGTTGATTTCAAGTCGTTGATTGACGGCGGTTTGATAGTCCAGCAGTCACAGTTAAGCAGGATAAAGTCAAAAGCTGATTTTCTTCCCGCAAAGACTGTATACAAGAACAAAGAATATGCCACAGAAAGGATGCCGACTGATAAAGAATATGAAGACATGATTTTCGGCTGGAGCGTTGAGATGGGCATTACATCGAACTCTGTCATCTATGTTAAAAACGGAGAGACAGTAGGTATCGGCACAGGAGAGCAGGACAGGGTGGGCGTTGCGGAGATTGCGGTATTCAAGGCATATACAAAATATGCGGATGCATTATGTTTTAAGAACTATGGAATCCCTTACAAGACCCTTGAGATGGAAGTTGCGCGAGGAGAGCGTGATGCAGGCCTGCTTCAGGAGATTGATGAAGAGACGAGGAAGAATAAAGGAGGGCTTATTGGCGCTGTGATGGTATCCGATGCGTTCTTCCCGTTCAGGGACGGAATTGAAGTAGGAATAAAGCAGGGAGTTACAGCAGTTGTCCAGCCCGGAGGCTCGGAGCGTGATTTTGAGGTTATTGAGGCGTGTAACGAAGCGAATCCAAAAGTGGCGATGGTATTTACAGGACAGAGGGTATTCAAGCATTAA
- a CDS encoding PilZ domain-containing protein — MEHKSEKRSSGRQSFNRPVSFEICATKTSQSMDIQQNGLGVDISAEGIGLATDYDLRKGDILKLYLPINNVETRLPAYAEVMWSKPADENLRGGLRFLA, encoded by the coding sequence ATGGAACACAAATCAGAAAAAAGGTCTAGTGGGAGACAAAGCTTTAACAGACCAGTCAGCTTTGAAATATGCGCGACAAAAACCAGCCAATCTATGGATATTCAGCAAAATGGACTTGGAGTAGATATAAGCGCGGAGGGTATAGGCCTCGCCACAGACTATGACTTGAGGAAGGGTGATATTTTAAAGCTCTATCTTCCGATTAATAACGTTGAAACGAGGTTGCCTGCTTATGCTGAGGTAATGTGGTCCAAGCCCGCTGATGAGAACCTCAGAGGGGGATTAAGGTTTTTGGCATGA
- a CDS encoding sigma-54-dependent Fis family transcriptional regulator, whose product MSSKKILVADDDSNLLELIRMRLESANYDVATALNENEAIEEVKKEAFDLSIIDLRLVHRDGISLMEELHLINPDMPVIILTAHGSIESAVEAMKKGAFDYLTKPFSPQELLLQVARAMENRRLTSEVKRLEGLLQERYDFENIVAKSQRMQRVLEQISRIANTDSTVYIYGESGTGKELITMAIHLASERKGKHFVAINCAAIPETLLESELFGYEKGAFTGAIRNSKGLFAHAAGGTIFLDEIGDMPLLTQAKLLRVLQERQFYPVGSQKPVDIDVRVIVATNKDLEAEVKNGSFREDLFYRIHVIPIYLPSLRERKEDIPLLVDHFLKIFSRQMKKEIKGLTPMAMQKLMLYDWPGNVRELENTIEYAVAMTQQDVITDDLILHTKGIVQEPLKPLKEARDAFEREYLLRLLELTRGNVSRAATLAGKYRADFYNLFKKHDIKPENFKKT is encoded by the coding sequence ATGTCTTCAAAAAAGATATTAGTAGCGGATGATGATAGTAACCTCTTAGAACTGATAAGGATGAGGCTTGAATCGGCAAACTATGATGTAGCCACCGCACTTAATGAAAATGAGGCGATAGAGGAGGTTAAAAAAGAGGCCTTTGACCTTTCTATTATTGACCTCAGGCTTGTTCACAGGGACGGTATATCATTGATGGAGGAGTTACATTTAATAAACCCTGATATGCCTGTCATCATACTCACTGCCCATGGAAGTATTGAGAGCGCTGTAGAGGCAATGAAAAAGGGGGCCTTTGACTATCTCACCAAACCCTTTAGTCCCCAAGAACTTCTTCTACAGGTCGCAAGGGCCATGGAGAATCGCAGGCTAACCTCTGAAGTCAAAAGGCTTGAAGGGCTTCTGCAGGAGAGATATGATTTTGAAAACATCGTGGCCAAAAGCCAAAGAATGCAGAGGGTATTGGAGCAGATATCCCGCATTGCAAACACTGACTCCACTGTTTATATCTATGGAGAAAGCGGCACAGGTAAGGAGCTCATTACCATGGCCATCCACCTTGCCAGCGAAAGGAAGGGCAAACACTTTGTTGCTATAAACTGTGCTGCTATCCCTGAAACACTTCTCGAAAGCGAACTCTTCGGTTATGAGAAGGGGGCCTTTACCGGCGCTATACGAAATTCAAAGGGTTTATTTGCCCATGCTGCTGGAGGCACAATATTCTTGGATGAAATTGGTGATATGCCCCTTCTGACTCAGGCTAAACTATTAAGGGTGCTTCAGGAGCGACAGTTCTATCCTGTTGGGAGCCAAAAACCAGTAGACATAGATGTGAGGGTCATCGTAGCCACAAATAAAGACCTGGAGGCTGAGGTCAAAAATGGTTCTTTCCGAGAGGATCTCTTTTACAGGATTCATGTCATTCCCATTTATCTGCCTTCTCTCAGAGAAAGAAAAGAAGATATCCCACTTTTAGTAGACCATTTCTTAAAAATATTCAGCCGGCAGATGAAAAAGGAGATAAAGGGCCTGACACCTATGGCAATGCAGAAACTCATGCTTTATGACTGGCCAGGGAATGTGCGGGAGCTGGAGAATACCATCGAGTATGCAGTTGCCATGACACAGCAGGATGTTATCACCGATGACCTGATCCTTCATACAAAGGGTATTGTCCAGGAACCATTAAAGCCCCTTAAGGAGGCAAGGGATGCCTTCGAAAGGGAATATCTCCTTCGCCTCCTTGAACTTACAAGAGGCAATGTCAGTAGAGCAGCAACACTGGCAGGAAAATATCGGGCTGATTTTTATAACCTCTTTAAGAAACACGACATCAAACCTGAGAACTTTAAGAAGACTTGA
- a CDS encoding peptidylprolyl isomerase has product MAETKAVIETKFGNIELKFFPDVAPNHVNNFTGLAKKGFYDGTIFHRVIPGFMIQGGDPNSKSPDKSKHGMGGPGYTIKAEFNNMPHKRGTLSAARSANPDSAGSQFFICVADAPFLDRQYTVFGEVASGMDAVDRIVNQPRDAHDNPDERIEMKVKVVE; this is encoded by the coding sequence ATGGCAGAGACAAAGGCAGTAATAGAGACTAAATTCGGGAATATTGAGTTAAAGTTTTTCCCTGATGTTGCTCCCAATCACGTTAATAATTTTACAGGGCTTGCAAAAAAAGGATTTTACGACGGCACGATATTCCACCGTGTTATTCCGGGTTTTATGATACAGGGAGGAGATCCAAATTCTAAAAGTCCTGACAAGTCAAAACATGGAATGGGAGGCCCCGGATATACGATTAAAGCTGAATTCAATAACATGCCGCATAAGAGAGGAACTCTCTCTGCTGCTCGGTCTGCAAATCCGGACAGTGCGGGCTCCCAGTTTTTCATCTGCGTTGCTGATGCGCCTTTCCTTGACAGGCAGTACACGGTATTTGGAGAGGTGGCCTCAGGCATGGATGCAGTGGACAGGATAGTGAACCAGCCAAGGGACGCACACGACAATCCTGATGAGAGGATTGAGATGAAGGTGAAAGTTGTGGAATAG